A segment of the Anopheles cruzii chromosome 2, idAnoCruzAS_RS32_06, whole genome shotgun sequence genome:
AAAGAACGCAACGAACgcaaggaaaaacaaaaaaatgaccacctgcctgcctggcggCCAGGGAGAATTTCTCCCGAAACGTGGCCATCGGAAGATTACGAGTTTATTGTGTTTGAAATGGAATCCAATTCTGTTTACGAGTTTATGGTCCCCCTTTGTAgtgtccggtgccggtggggttGGGTTGGCCGAAAAGTTCGCCCATCTGCCCGTTCTGATGACAGCTGGAGTTTGCGAACCAGAGCCGCGGGTTCTGTTTGCCCAACGGCTTCAAAGTTCTGACCTCCGGGGCTCGGATTAACGGATTTCGAGTGCCGTCTTGACGTTCGGGCGCCCGAGAGCGCAGAGTGCGATAAGCGGCCTTCCGGCCCATCTAATAGGCCCTCCGGCCGGTTTCGCGAATGGATAAAGTTGTTTTTCCTATTAAAAGCTTGGCTCGTTACTTGGGTGGGTTGAGCAAAGCGTTGAAAAGTGACTGCAATCGTTCATCGCCGGTGACGGAAATTTTCTGTCCAGAATTTCTTCGACCTTCAACTGGCATTAGCGAAACGCCGAATCGTGCCATATTTGGCCCGGTTCTCGGAACGGAAATTGCTTTTAAATTGTGTGCCACAGGAAGATACCTCTTAGCCGGCATTACTCTTCTGCACACTCAGCCACAGCAAGATGCCATCATCGTGCGGCACCGACACGCTTTGCAACCCATTCCGGCCACTTGACTGTGGCTACTTCCTGCGATTGCTTTTCAATTTGCTCGGCCCCGCACGTCCTTCGCACGTGGATCCGCCCGTGGACAGCGTCCGCGATCCGTGCCAAGGAAGtgtatgaaatatttcatccgAAGCGGAAACGGGCGTTCGGATGTGGAATGACAAATCCTAAGAGTCCTTGAGGAGGCATTTTTCTTGAAAAGTAATGAACTCTGCTACTCGAAACACTATTTCGCCTGCGGCGGAACCCACAGTGCGGGGTCTCTTAGCTTCGCATAACAACGGGACCACCAGTGGCGTGTCGGGGGTCTTAAAATacttttagttttaatttcccGCCGCGATGCACGTTCCCTCCAAGTGTTGCAATAATGGCCTGTAATCTAGATTTTATGACTCATTTGCAGTTGTGGCGCAGAGCAGCAACGCACGGCACGAGACGACGTTCGGGTAATATCTTAATGATGTCGGCTGCATCCagtgcctctctctctctctctctctctcgctcacggTAAACGATGCCGTGCAAGTGTATTTATTAATAGCCGTGCGTCGGTACTTTCTGACTCTCTGCGACTACGACCTCCGTGGCAGGTTGTGGCAGCCCTCGTCCGCGATGGAGAAGATAATCTCTGTACGTCAAAAAAGATGCTTTACGGGTGCAGGGATCGCGTTTCACGCCGCTGAATGGCACGAGCGTGGAGTCGGGAAGAATATGCTTCAAAAGTAAACATCTCGCCGTTTACTTACGTTGGGAGTTACCTACGACAAAGAAATTGACGCGGAAACCGGCAGCCAACCGGGTTGGTTTAACGGACATGTGTACACCAATCGCGGCTTCTGCATGGTTCCAAATGGGGCGCTCGTCCCAATGCCAACCGGAACTGTTATAAGATACCTTTTCCACCCAGATGTTGGAATACGATTTCTGGtggttttttatttcattgcaAACCAAAACGGTAAACCAAGTTCCATCACTACTGCTTCGTAATTGTTGGAAACTTTCGAAAAGGATAAATGAAAGATAAACCACcaaatgaaatattaattataaaattaataaattactCTGCTCAGGAATCGTAAGGCAATGCGATGATGTGAAGACACCAGCACCATTCCGAGCCACCTCGGGCGTTTCATTCCCAACTCCTTTTCCGACGCTCGAATTCCTTCGACATGTTTACATAACTTTGGAAATAAGCATAATGCGAAAATAATCCTCACCTAAAGCGGATCGTTTGCATCTGGCAGTCCTCGGAGAAGTCCTTTTGGGTATAAAAAGTCTTGGAGCGCGAAACACTTGGTAGATGACATACCTTCATATACCTTCACACCAGCGAAGGGTTGGCATGTTTCATCAAAGGTCTCAGGAGTGTCCTTTAAACCTTCTTTAAGCACACAATTACTGGTTTACCGGATGAAAGCCCGGTGTGATTAACAGAAGCCACTTACATGCTTTATAAGCTCCACTCTCAACTTGGAGTTTGATTTGCCCGCGTTCTCCTCCCCACCGTGGACCCGGTATCCGTTAATGAAGGACCCCGGTACGCACAGCATAACCAGTGTGGGCATCGACATGCGGACCCTTAAGTACCAAGAGCGTAGCTGAGCGGCTATTCATCGGCCGGTGTAGACCACACTGTCCGTTAACCACTTCATCGTCCTGTGCCAATAGACGGTAGCTCGGACAGCAAGCGCCACTGCAAACAATCCGTTACGACCGTCGGATGTTCGACAACCGACACAACGTGCCATGGGGTCCACCCCTGATGGGGCCGGTGGGAAATAAATTCCTACGGTTTCGCACAACTACCCGAAACCGGCTCCGAACGAAGGATGTCCGGACCCGGGATCTAAATTTAATACCTCGCCTGTCCGGCCCTCCGGAAGGCAAGTCGCATCCATCCATCCCATCGTATGCCGATacagtttaattaaaaactccttcaaaccgttttttttgtttttcgagcctgatttattattttgccTTTGCCTTAGCGCACACGCCGGCTCCGGGGTTCGTGTCCATTTTGTTCCCTTTGATCACCTTCACCTAGTGCCGTGCGGTGCACTCTCCAGGCGGAAGCGTTCACGGCACCCCAGCACGAACGGTTTGCGATTCCACCCGGGGGCTGTTCGAAGGATACTAATGAAGGTTCTGTTTTTTCTAAGGGTACTCTTTTCCTGGCGAGCCTACACCAATCGATAAGACTTATCATCCTGAAGTATTGAACCCTGAATCGACCGTCCGGTCGGTAATGGTGCCGTCACAGCGGCAACTTGGTAATGAATAACAAAACAGGGGAAACTCACACCCAGACTGCTGCCCTCAATCGgctaccaccaccggcgagTGGTCAGTTTGGCTTCCTACGCTGTCGCCTGGAGTGTCCGCCGTTCGTCGGGCCGCACGCCGTGGACGGTCCCGGGCGATGGTGGTGacggttttcttttaattaattgacgGAAGTGCTTCTGGTCGTCACTTCCTCCAACCGTAGGCCGACCCCCACCGATATCGCCAGTAATTGAACTGGCGCCCGTACTTTTTGGGCCTTATTTCTATCGTAGATAAAACACTCCGTACGACCGGCCACTAGCCGGTTGGTGATAATAAGTTTTCTGCCCAGTGAAATGGCGCGTAGCGTGTGATAATTGCACGAGGAGCAACAGTATTCAGCTGTGGCATTCAATTTTGCCAGCCACGGGGTGCTTTCGTTTTCACTTGCACCACATTAACCACTACGAGGGCACGTCAATCCGTATCACCGCTAGTGCAGCTTGTCGCAGGTCGCCATTTGTTACACCGAAACCACTGACTGTGAGACCGAGCGACTGCACCACGTCCGATTAGAGACTGTTCACTGGCCCGCACCAAACCGACACACGCGATCCGCCCAACCCAAAGCCCAACACAACGGTGAAGTGCACTCACGGTACGGACGTGTGGCCGAGGATCGAACACGGAGCAACAGCGGAACACTGCGACAGGAAGCGCGACCAAACCTGGACTGAGCCGCTCGATGCTGCGAAAAGTACGTTATATGCCTTCAGCGCgcgcgaaccgaccgacgatcgTCCCCGAAGTGACGAGCTGACGATGGCCGCGGCCAGCAAGCCAGCGCGGGGTGAATGTAACCGACAAAAACAACAGCACGGCACGCGTGAGTGCCGGACGCGTCGCTCACTGGTCGCGTGAGCGACTTGAGAAGTAAATATCTCAATCTCTACCCCACCGGCAGCGGAGGAACAGACCATTGGCCCAAGTGTCCTTGCCGTACAGTTTGACACACTGAAGGAAGGCTTTAAATTCAAGACTATCTTTGACGCTTTAACACAGGATACGGCCATTGGTTTGTAGGTCGCTGGAGTGCTTCCTAAAACCCACAGCAAAATACTATTAATTTGTCGAACGAAGTTTGTCTCAAATCGTAAATCGTCCGCATCGTTCAAAAACATTCACATTTTTTACTAACTTTTGATTGCCGCCTAAAAGAAAATTAACAATAACCCCGGGTGGAGGCGCCTAATCTCGCACGAACCACTCGAAAGAACTGTCCTGATTAACAGAGAGAGCTCCCTCATGGAGCATCGCGTCAAGATAGGTGCGTAAAGTAATCTCACTCTCGTGAGATACGCTCGCGCGGCCAACTCTCACCGGTTCTCGGTTCGCGAACGCAAACAGCTGTCCGGGCAGATGTGTGCTCAACTTTTGATTATTCCATCCAATATTTATCACGCACTGGCGCTGGGGCTAGATAACTTGCTGCTTCCAAGTAAATAGAGCGCCTGGTGAGCTTGCCAAAGGGTGCTACTCACCAGCGCCGCACATTCTCATCGGTGAACCGGTCCCGTTTCAAAGCGCCTGCTCAAACCGGTAGAACCGGTTCACGCGGTTACTCCCCGAAAGGAAGCCCAAACCCGTCGAAGCCATCGCGAAGTGCTTACACACTTATTGTCGCGTGAACTTTTCGGTCGCCGGACGCCACTTGTCATAATTTCATACCTCGCGCGCCCACGGGTTTCGGGCCATAAACGGGCGTCACCGACCGATTGGCCGTGCGACGGGGGGAGAATTTTGTAATTCATTTCCGCCAGCAGGCTAAGGGGCAAACTGTGGCCACCAAAACTATGACGGTGGGCTATGAAGTTCTCCACCGTCGCCCGTGTGAATTATGCATCAACTAATCGACCGGAATGAGTTCTTTCCCCGAATCCTAGTGCTGTGGGTGTAATTGTTCCGGCAGCTAGGAACAATGTGTGTTGCCCTTTCACTGGGTGGTGTTGAAAGAAATGGGCCCCGCAAGGAGCTTATCGGCAcggcaaagaaaacagaactACCATTTCGAGGATAATAATGCTGCTCTGCTACGATGCGTCACTAATCGGGCACTATAAATCCCTTAATCCTCGACGGTCGGGGATTGATGCTTTATGGTGCTAGACCGCCACCGGAAACTGGGCGCCGGAAGCGGCGAAACTGAAGTGAATCAATAATTAGATTTCAAACAGAACACGAACCGCATCACTAACGAGCCCGTGGGACCGCGAATCTTTAATGAGAAATTGTTCTAGCTTTCATCGATCGGTGCCCAGCACGGGTGTGAGCTTAAAATGTCCTCACGAAGGAGCAGCCAAAGCATTAACGTACTTTTTCGTATTCCAAATCACTGAGCAGTGAAACGGAGGCAGTGAAAGCTTCGATGTTCCCACGCAGCCAAATTTTCAAGTTCACTTGGCGCTCTTATTTTAAGTGAATCGTGAAATGCGGCTCAAAGATTACACGCAGCCGGATATGACTAAAGTTTGTTAGTCGAGAACGAAAAGGCGCGCAATTTTAAGGTTTAATTTGATTCCACGTTTGTTCGTTCACTTTCGCGCAATTTATTCAACCAATTTCTTTGTTCGCTTGTGCTGCAACAGAACAAACGGtttcacaatattttatttcggtATGATTCGGTTCAAGTGGGTTCTATAACGGTAACACATCATAACCATGTTCAATTGCTTCCTTGgacaaattaattattttagcGTCACGACTTGTTTGATCCAAGCAACATTCGGAATCGATCCAATAGCTGATAGAATGCCACGCGTTTGTTCATTTCCGGTAGCATAAATTTGGGGACAAATGCTCTATCATTACTTATCAACTATCGCTATCGATAACAGTGTTAGTGGAGTGCCTTACAATTAACGAATTAGTTTGCGTTTAGTTCAGCTCATTAATTAGTTAAACCATTAAGACGCACCACTCGAAGGCCTTCTACTTTGTACATGGGCCGCACTGTGGGCATGCGTGTGTCGTGACGGCTTCTGCTTCGGAAGTCACACAATTAATTACAGATTCATTAACGAGGCCCCGGGGCAACCGCCTTTCGGGTGGTTAGCGGAATAAATTAAAGGGGCCCGGGTCAGGTGCTACCGTAGCGCATATCATCGACCATCACTGCCACACTCACTGGCTGCGTCAGCTCCTTCGCTTGGCGCCGGTTCCACTTTCGGGATAACGAAGTTGTCGATTGATCCATTACAGCGGCGCATGATGTCGAGAAACTTTGCCATCCGCTTCCGCTCCGGCAGGGTGCCCATTTTGATTTCCTTCCCGATCGACAGCAGCGTATAGTTGAGCTCGTCGCTGGCAACGTCCGAGGGCAGCCCCGTCATCGGTTcccaacggcacggcacgctgCGGTCGTGCGGTGGCGTTGGGTCCGAGAACTTTGCAAAATTCGTCCACATCCGGACCATCATCTGGCGCACGGTGTAGGCCGGATCCGTGGCAGGAATTTCCGTGCGTAGCAACGCTGAGCTGAACACGTAGTACACCTCGTCGATGTGGCAAGCCCCGGGCAGATGCTGGAACTTGAGCAACTCCTTGCCCTTGTTGAGCGATCCCTCGTAGGCGAACCGGTACGAGTAGAACGGGACCTTCGTTTGGTACTTGTGCCACAGATGGCACAACACCAGGTACCCCACGAGGAACCGGTCCGTGAGCAGGTCGACCAGCTGGTCGATGTTCGAGCGTGACACGGACGCCTCACCGAAGTAGTGGCGCTTAAGTTCCTCCCCAAGAGTGCGCGCTGCCGGACTGAAGTAGTCCACGTCGAACGAGGCGCAGATAAACTTCTCCGGACACCGATCGTACACCGACAGGTGTTTCATCATGTCCACCAGCTCCAGCATGCCCTCCCGGTCGTTGTAGCCGCACAGAATCGGCACCTCGAAGCGATCCCTTTCCCGCAGATACTCGATCGGAGTTTTCTGCAGTACGGCATCGGTCGAGGCAGCACGCTCGATGACTGCCGTGAACGGGAACTGAAAGATGGACTCATACTCTCGCTCGCGTGCCGACAGCACCAGGAATTGTGCCTCGTACAACCGCCGGGCAGGCACGTCTCGGAGCGTGCTCAGTACCGCCTCGTCGGACGTGCCCTCGTACCCGAACAGGCGGGCCAGCGATCGAGCTcgctcttccggttccgtttggtACACCAAGTCCGCAAACACGGTGCCACTCTGAGAGATCGCCTTGTGGAAGTACCGCCTCGAGAGGTTCGAAAAGCAGTGCATCATCACGTTACTGCCCCCGGAGCTGGCCCCGAACAGGGTCACGTTGTCGGGATCACCGGCAAACGTGCGGATGTTTTGCTGAACCCACTGGAGCGCCATACGCTGCGGACCATTCGACCGGTATGAAGTACGAGGTATGAAGAACGCCACCTTCTTACCTGATCTTTGAGACCCGCATTGCCCTCGATGCCGGCCTGCGGTAGACAGAGGAACCCGAGCACCCCGAGTCGATAGTTGACCGTGACCACCACGACTCCCTCCTGCACCAGATAGTCCGGCAGGTACAGGCCACTGTCGGCGTTCCCGCCCGTCATGCCACCACCGTGGAAGAACACCATCACCGGGAGCAGTCTGGTGGGGTCCACCTCCTTACCGAGCACCGGGGTGTACACGTTCAGGAACAACCCATCCTCGGAACCCGTTATTTCCCGTGTGATCACATCCCGCCCCAAACAGCTGCTCCGCTCGCGGCTACAGTCGAGGTATGATACGGAGTACTTTTCGATCGGGACCGGCGATGCGAAGCGCAACGGACCGATCGGAGGCCGAGCGTATGGGACACCCTTAAAGCAGTAGTACGGACCGCCGTTCGGTAGTCGATCCTTTGTGCCGTAGATCAGACCCGGCACCACCTGTACCATCACCCGGGAGGCTGCCTGTGAAGTGGAGAACCCGGTTTTTGGTATGCCGAaaggtctctctctctcgcggcgcAGGACTCACGTCCGTTTGCTGGCCCGATGCCCGCGAGCCGGACTGCGCCGAGCCGTGTCGCACACTTCGCATCACCATTGTGTCACCAAACGCACTCAGCCCGAGTGGCCACGCCGCGGTGTGACGATTTCGCCTTATAAAGCCGTACGCCCGACGCCGGTCGCCTTGCGATGCACCTCTGCAAACGCCTGATTAGCATTCGATTAGCAATTTGCGTTCAACGCGCCAtgggcgccatttttttgttgtcgcccttctttttcggtttggttttatttctcCCAGTTCCTATGATTTGCCCTTGCCCGAATAcactcaccgccgccgccggcggcgcagGCGCTGCCTGGCGAGGTGATAAAAGCCGATTGCATCAAGCCGTGATTTGCACAAACGCCGCGGTGACTCGGTGACGAAGTGAATCGGTACGTTGGCGCGCCAGGTTCTTCGTTGCGCAAGGCAACGAGCGTGTTAATGAACCGACTTAGGCCGATAAGATGGTCGCTGATGGTTTGCGGTGCGATAAGACACCCCGTCGCCGTGACCGCCCTGGATATCACGTGTGCAATCGTCGGCTATAGCAGTGTTATCTGTAGATACTAAGAAACCGTGCA
Coding sequences within it:
- the LOC128267004 gene encoding esterase B1-like, whose protein sequence is MVMRSVRHGSAQSGSRASGQQTDAASRVMVQVVPGLIYGTKDRLPNGGPYYCFKGVPYARPPIGPLRFASPVPIEKYSVSYLDCSRERSSCLGRDVITREITGSEDGLFLNVYTPVLGKEVDPTRLLPVMVFFHGGGMTGGNADSGLYLPDYLVQEGVVVVTVNYRLGVLGFLCLPQAGIEGNAGLKDQRMALQWVQQNIRTFAGDPDNVTLFGASSGGSNVMMHCFSNLSRRYFHKAISQSGTVFADLVYQTEPEERARSLARLFGYEGTSDEAVLSTLRDVPARRLYEAQFLVLSAREREYESIFQFPFTAVIERAASTDAVLQKTPIEYLRERDRFEVPILCGYNDREGMLELVDMMKHLSVYDRCPEKFICASFDVDYFSPAARTLGEELKRHYFGEASVSRSNIDQLVDLLTDRFLVGYLVLCHLWHKYQTKVPFYSYRFAYEGSLNKGKELLKFQHLPGACHIDEVYYVFSSALLRTEIPATDPAYTVRQMMVRMWTNFAKFSDPTPPHDRSVPCRWEPMTGLPSDVASDELNYTLLSIGKEIKMGTLPERKRMAKFLDIMRRCNGSIDNFVIPKVEPAPSEGADAASECGSDGR